The genomic region GGCTTTCTGGTCTCCTCTTTTGGCTAAACTGAAAACTTCACTACCCCTAAGGCCGTGTTCAACCCTAAAAAATTTTCCACTACAATAATCTTCAATAGTTTTATCCAGATATGGAATACTACCTAATTCACCTGCGCCGGAAAGACTTCCGGAATAAAGCTCTCTGTTCGCGATTATCCCTGTTCCAAAACCTGTACCCATGGTAATTCCAAGAAAGTTTCTAAAATCTTTGCCTTCACCAAAAGTCTTTACACCCAGGGCAAAAATATTTGCATCATTAGTGATCTTCACCGGAACCTTAAAATGATCTTCAAGATGTTTTTTAAGATGAACTTCCTTCCAGGAGGAAATATTTAAAAGATCATAGATAATACCCTTTTCTTCATCAATTAGTCCGGGAACTCCAATTCCTATTCCTTTATAATCATGAGGGCCTAAAGACTCGATCCCTTCGATAAGGTTTTTCATGATATCATCCTTAGACGAACCTGAAAGCGTAGGAAACTTTGTCTCATTTACAAGCTTCCCCTCTTCCACGATCCCAACCTGTATCTTTGTAGCACCTATATCTACACCTAATATTTTATTATTCATCCGTAACTTATTGGTAGGAAATTATAACTGGCCCTTTTTAAAAATAACAAATAGACTTAAACAAAGTATATATATTTTTTTATTTTAAACAAATACTTTTATAAAATTTTTATTAAAGTTATTAATTTGTCTGAATTATTCTTATAATCTAATTAGAAAATATAGTAGATCTAGAAATATTCTCTGATGACATACAAATAAACTATATTTGCAAACTTAAATAGTTATGAAATTAGGAGATGAAGAACATTCGGAACTTTTGCATAATAGCACATATTGATCACGGAAAAAGTACGCTGGCAGATCGTTTGCTTGACTTTACCGGTGCTGTAACCGAAAGGGAAAAGCAGGAACAACTTCTGGACAGTATGGATCTGGAACGTGAACGCGGTATCACCATAAAAAGTCATGCGATCCAAATGGATTATGTTCATGAAGGGGAAGAATATGTTCTGAATTTGATTGATACTCCAGGTCACGTTGACTTTTCATACGAAGTTTCCAGGTCTATTGCTGCTTGTGAAGGGGCATTATTAGTGGTAGATGCCGCGCAGAGCATACAGGCACAAACGATTTCTAACCTGTATCTGGCTCTTGAAAATGACCTTGAAATTATACCAGTTTTAAATAAAGTAGACCTTCCAAGTGCGAATCCGGAGGAAGTTACAGACGATATCGTGGATCTATTAGGTTGCGATCCTTCTGAAGTAATACCGGCAAGTGCTAAGACAGGTCTTGGAATTAAAGAAATTCTTGATGCGATCATCAATCGTATTCCTGCACCAAGCGGGAAAGTTGATGCTCCATTAAGAGCATTGATATTTGATTCGGTCTATAATCCTTTTAGAGGGGTTGAAACCTATTTCAGGGTTATCAACGGATCTATTAAAAAAGGAGAAAAGATCAAATTCGTAGCTACAGATAAGACTTATGATGCAGATGAAGTAGGAACACTTCGTTTAAAACAATTTCCGCGTAAAGAGATAAAAACAGGGGATGTTGGTTATTTGATCACCGGTATTAAGGATGCCCGCGAAGTTAAAGTAGGGGACACTATTACCAGTGCTGTAAACCCAACTACCGAAGCGGTTGCAGGTTTCGAAGACGTAAAACCGATGGTTTTCGCAGGAATATACCCGGTAGATACCGAAGATTATGAGGAATTGAGAGCTTCTATGGAAAAACTTCAGTTGAATGATGCTTCACTGGTGTTCACTCCTGAAAGTTCTGCTGCTCTAGGTTTTGGTTTCCGTTGTGGATTCCTTGGAATGCTGCACCTGGAGATCATCCAGGAAAGACTGGAGCGTGAGTTCGATATGACCGTAATTACTACGGTTCCTAACGTTTCTTATTACGCGTACACCAATAAGAATCCGAATGATATCATTCTTGTAAATAACCCATCAGATCTTCCTGAGCCTTCGACTTTGAACAGGGTAGAAGAGCCATTTATTAAGGCTACGATCATTACAAAATCAGATTATGTTGGTAACGTAATGTCGCTTTGTATTGAAAAAAGGGGAGAGATCACCAACCAAACATATCTTACTACCGAAAGGGTAGAACTTACTTTTGACATGCCATTGGCAGAGATCGTATTTGATTTCTATGATAGATTGAAAACCGTATCTCGTGGATATGCTTCATTTGACTACTCACCAATAGGAATGAGAGAATCTAAACTGGTAAAGGTAGATGTGCTCCTTAACGCCAATAAAGTAGATGCTCTTTCAGCATTACTACACGTAGATAATGCCTATGATATTGGTAAAAGAATGTGTGAGAAACTAAAAGAATTGATCCCAAGACAGCAGTTCGATATTCCTATTCAGGCTGCTATTGGAGCGAAAGTTATCGCCAGGGAAACTGTAAAAGCACTTCGTAAGGATGTTACCGCGAAATGTTATGGTGGTGATATCTCACGTAAAAGAAAACTGCTGGAAAAACAGAAAAAGGGTAAAAAACGTATGCGCCAGGTGGGGAATGTAGAGATCCCACAGGAAGCATTCATGGCAGTTCTGAAACTGAACGATTAACATCTGAATCCATTATAAAACAAACCTCTCTGAAGTCAAATTCAGGGAGGTTTTCTTTTGTTCATCAAATTCTTAATTTTGTAATTCTCACATAATTTTTAAGAAAAATAATATGGCCGGACATAGTAAATGGGCGAATATAAAGCACAGAAAAGGAGCACAGGACAAGAAAAGAGCGAAGCAATTTACCAGAGCTATCAAGGAAATTACCGTTGCGGTTAAAGAAGGTGGTGGGCCAGATCCGGAAGCGAATCCAGGTCTTAGAAATGCCATTCAAAACGCCAAGGGTGTAAATATGCCAAAAGATACCATTGAGCGAGCGATAAAAAAGGCCAGTGGTGCAGATGCAGATAATTATGAAACGGTGACCTTTGAAGGTTACGGTCCAAATGGTATAGCGATCTTTGTGGAATGTACTACAGATAATACCAATCGTACCGTGGCTTCGGTTAGGTCTATTTTTTCCAAGAACGGAGGTAGTCTTGGAACCAATGGTTCCCTGGAATTCCTTTTCGATAAAAAAGGTGTTTTCGTTATTGAGAAAGAAAAGATAGAAATGGACCTTGAGGAATTCGAACTGGAATTAATTGAAGGTGGTGCTTCAAAATTTGAGAAAGAAGATGATTATCTTACTGTTTATACAGATTTCACCGATTTTGGAAGTATATCCTCTAAATTAGAGGAGCTTAACATAGAACCAAAGAATTCTGAAGTACAGCGAATACCCCTAAATACATTGGAATTACCGGTAGATGATGCCATCAAGATCCTTAATCTGGTGGAAAAATTCGAAGATGATGATGACGTGCAAAACGTATATCACAATCTTGAAATTACAGATGAACTTATCGAAGAAATGGAAAAAGAGCAGGCTTAATCCTGCTCTATATTTTCTTCAATATTTTCTTTTTCTTCACTGTCACCCGGTTCAATTTGCTTACCAAGATAGACCATCATATATCCTTCTTCAATTTCAACATCGGTACTGTTAGAAGGAATTATACTTAATTCACCTTCATTGTTCTTAACGAACAATGGAATGATATCAGGATCTGTCTTACTTATTTCTATCAATCCGTCATAATGTTCCTTGGAATTAAGGTCTATTTCGTGAATAGAAGGGTATTTACGGGCAAGATTCGTAAGTTTTATATAATCATCTGTCTGGGAGAATAAACCTTCCTTAGGATTGTTTTCAGGATCATACATTTCATCTGAAGAAACCACTCTAAAAGATCCATTTTCACCAAAATGCTTTCTGAACTTTTCAATAGCATTCAGGTTAACCTCTGTATTTCCGGTCATAGCCATCAAGTAGCCTACATCACTTAATTCGATATTATTGATAAGGTCATCTGAATAGACATTTTCCTGGATCGCATCTAATCCCAGTTCACGGGCTTTTCTAATATTCGCACCGTTACTGTCTACCAAAACCACGTGCCTTTTATTTTTCTTAAGGTAAGAACCTATCAACCTGGATATCGTTGATGCTCCAATGATTAGTATTCCTTGTGAATTCTTTAAAAACACTCCTACCAATTGAGCGAATAACCTGGCCGTAGTGGCATTAAGTAATACGGTTCCCAGTACGATCATAAATACCAGTGGAGTAATATATTCTGCTCCATCAACACCCTGATTTGCTAATTCCAGGCCAAAAAGTGAAGCGATACCAGCGGCAACTATACCTCGTGGTCCAACCCAGCTAATAAATAATTTTTCATTCACCTTAAGCGAAGAACCAATACTGCTTACAAATACTCCCAATGGCCTTATTACTAAAACAACAGCTCCAAAAAGGATCAATGCTTTAATATCATATACCAGTAACAGGTCTTGAACATTAATATTTGCCGCGAGTAAAATGAATAGTATAGAGATCAGTAAAACACTGAGTGATTCTTTAAAATAAAGCAGTTCCTTAAGATTAGGAAGGTTAATATTCCCCATTACCATTCCCATAACTACCACGGCTAAAAGTCCGCTTTCATGTGCAAAAAGGTCAGCCAACACAAAAACTCCTAAAACGGTGGCCAGTGTAAGCACGTTTAAAAGATAATGCGGAATTACATTTTTCTTAATGGCAAAAGCCAGGGCATGGGCAAAGGTAAAGCCGAAAGTAAATCCGAACAGAACGATCTTCCCGAATTCCATAAGAGCAGTTTCGGTAAATTGTGTTCCTGTTCCTGCACTTATAAATTCAAACATCAATACCGCTACCAGAGCTCCAATTGGATCTATGAGGATTCCTTCCCACTTTAAAATGGCTGAAATATCCTTCTTCAAGGGTATATTTCGAAGGATCGGGGTAATTACCGTTGGACCGGTAACGATTATAAGAGCAGCGAATAAAAAGCTAATCTGCCAGCTAAGATCAAAGATAAAATGGGCAGCGATACCTGCACCAACAAAGGTTACGATCACCGCGATGGTGATCAATTTAAGGATAACCGGGCCTACATTCAGTATTTCGCCCTTACGTAAGGTTAAACCACCTTCAAAAAGGATTATTCCGATAGCCAGCGAAACAAAATAGAATAAACTGTCTCCTGGAAATAGTCCAGATTCTCCATTCCAGATTGGTTCAATTAATTTTGAACCGTCTACGGTAAAAAAGGTAGAGATAGGTCCAACTGCCAGACCCACAAGAATTAAGGGCAGAATAGCCGGAATTTTAAATCTCCACGCCAACCATTGAGCCATAATACCCAAAATCACTATTCCTGCTAATTCTATCATGCGTTCTAAGTTTACTTATAAAAGCTAAAAATATTAAAAATGTTTAACTCTCAAAGCTTATTATATAAAGGCTTTCTATTATTCGATCCTGTTAAATGAAGTGAAAATAATTCGAAAAGGCTTTAACTTTTTCTATTTTGCGGGGAATTTGTAAAAAACTAGACCATGACACTATATCCCATTGAAGCTGGAAATTTTAAATTGGACGGGGGAGCAATGTTTGGAGTGGTACCTAAAAGCCTCTGGAACAGGACCAATCCTGCAGATTCTAACAACATGATAGATATTGCAGCCAGATGTCTCTTGATTGAGGATGGTGACCGCCTAATGCTTATAGATACCGGAATGGGGGATAAGCAAAGTGAAAAATTCTTTAGTTATTATTATCTCTGGGGCGATGATAATATCGATAAATCTTTAAAAAAATACGGTTTTCATCGCGATGATATCACCGACGTCTTCATGACTCATCTTCATTTTGATCATTGTGGAGGAAGTATACAATGGAATAAAGACAGGACCGGCTATGAACCGGCCTTTAAAAATGCGCGTTTCTGGAGTAATGAAGACCACTGGAAATGGGCTACTAATCCAAATGATCGTGAAAAAGCCTCTTTTCTAAAGGAAAATATCATTCCAATGGAACAAAGTGGAAAATTGCATTTTATTGATAGAGAAGAAGATAAAAGCTTTTCTAACTATAAAGAGCTCGGGTTTGGCGTATTATTTGTAGATGGACATACAGATAAACAAATGATCCCACATATCGACTATAAAGGAAAAAAACTCGTTTTTATGGCTGATCTGCTTCCAACTGCTGGCCATATTCCATTGCCCTATGTAATGGGATTTGATACAAGACCCTTGTTAACGCTTCCGGAAAAGAAAAAATTTCTGGAAACCGCCGCAGATGAAAACTATTATTTGTTCTTGGAGCACGATGCACATAATGAAATAATAACCCTGAAACATACCGAGAAAGGAGTGAGACTTGATCAGACTCACACTTTCGACGAAATCTTTAACTAAAATAAAATATGAAAATACCCTTTTTTAAACCATTTCTATCCCTACTTGCTGCCGGTATAATTACCGGATGTAGTAGTACCGCACCGAAAATAGTTTCGACTCCAGTTAAGAATATCGATTCTATTCCTTTGAAAGTAAGAGATCTTAGCGAAACCCAGCTTAAAAACTGGACCAATGCAGATCTAATGACAGACACAATTCCAGGAATGAGTGTTGATAGGGCATATGCTGAAATCATTAAAAAGAACCGCCCTTCACCGGTTATCGTTGGAGTTATAGATAGTGGTGTAGATATTGAACATGAAGACCTTGAAGGTGTTATCTGGACCAATACAGATGAAATTCCTGGAAACGGAAAAGATGATGATAACAACGGTTACATAGATGATATCCATGGTTGGAACTTT from Gramella sp. MT6 harbors:
- a CDS encoding ROK family protein, which encodes MNNKILGVDIGATKIQVGIVEEGKLVNETKFPTLSGSSKDDIMKNLIEGIESLGPHDYKGIGIGVPGLIDEEKGIIYDLLNISSWKEVHLKKHLEDHFKVPVKITNDANIFALGVKTFGEGKDFRNFLGITMGTGFGTGIIANRELYSGSLSGAGELGSIPYLDKTIEDYCSGKFFRVEHGLRGSEVFSLAKRGDQKALDILEEYGKHLGEAIKIMLYILSPEAIFLGGSVSNSFQYFEKALHESISDFPFKRILDQLVIKTSDIENIAILGAAALIISEKKNFVEKH
- the lepA gene encoding translation elongation factor 4, with the translated sequence MKNIRNFCIIAHIDHGKSTLADRLLDFTGAVTEREKQEQLLDSMDLERERGITIKSHAIQMDYVHEGEEYVLNLIDTPGHVDFSYEVSRSIAACEGALLVVDAAQSIQAQTISNLYLALENDLEIIPVLNKVDLPSANPEEVTDDIVDLLGCDPSEVIPASAKTGLGIKEILDAIINRIPAPSGKVDAPLRALIFDSVYNPFRGVETYFRVINGSIKKGEKIKFVATDKTYDADEVGTLRLKQFPRKEIKTGDVGYLITGIKDAREVKVGDTITSAVNPTTEAVAGFEDVKPMVFAGIYPVDTEDYEELRASMEKLQLNDASLVFTPESSAALGFGFRCGFLGMLHLEIIQERLEREFDMTVITTVPNVSYYAYTNKNPNDIILVNNPSDLPEPSTLNRVEEPFIKATIITKSDYVGNVMSLCIEKRGEITNQTYLTTERVELTFDMPLAEIVFDFYDRLKTVSRGYASFDYSPIGMRESKLVKVDVLLNANKVDALSALLHVDNAYDIGKRMCEKLKELIPRQQFDIPIQAAIGAKVIARETVKALRKDVTAKCYGGDISRKRKLLEKQKKGKKRMRQVGNVEIPQEAFMAVLKLND
- a CDS encoding YebC/PmpR family DNA-binding transcriptional regulator encodes the protein MAGHSKWANIKHRKGAQDKKRAKQFTRAIKEITVAVKEGGGPDPEANPGLRNAIQNAKGVNMPKDTIERAIKKASGADADNYETVTFEGYGPNGIAIFVECTTDNTNRTVASVRSIFSKNGGSLGTNGSLEFLFDKKGVFVIEKEKIEMDLEEFELELIEGGASKFEKEDDYLTVYTDFTDFGSISSKLEELNIEPKNSEVQRIPLNTLELPVDDAIKILNLVEKFEDDDDVQNVYHNLEITDELIEEMEKEQA
- a CDS encoding sodium:proton antiporter; protein product: MIELAGIVILGIMAQWLAWRFKIPAILPLILVGLAVGPISTFFTVDGSKLIEPIWNGESGLFPGDSLFYFVSLAIGIILFEGGLTLRKGEILNVGPVILKLITIAVIVTFVGAGIAAHFIFDLSWQISFLFAALIIVTGPTVITPILRNIPLKKDISAILKWEGILIDPIGALVAVLMFEFISAGTGTQFTETALMEFGKIVLFGFTFGFTFAHALAFAIKKNVIPHYLLNVLTLATVLGVFVLADLFAHESGLLAVVVMGMVMGNINLPNLKELLYFKESLSVLLISILFILLAANINVQDLLLVYDIKALILFGAVVLVIRPLGVFVSSIGSSLKVNEKLFISWVGPRGIVAAGIASLFGLELANQGVDGAEYITPLVFMIVLGTVLLNATTARLFAQLVGVFLKNSQGILIIGASTISRLIGSYLKKNKRHVVLVDSNGANIRKARELGLDAIQENVYSDDLINNIELSDVGYLMAMTGNTEVNLNAIEKFRKHFGENGSFRVVSSDEMYDPENNPKEGLFSQTDDYIKLTNLARKYPSIHEIDLNSKEHYDGLIEISKTDPDIIPLFVKNNEGELSIIPSNSTDVEIEEGYMMVYLGKQIEPGDSEEKENIEENIEQD
- a CDS encoding MBL fold metallo-hydrolase; the protein is MTLYPIEAGNFKLDGGAMFGVVPKSLWNRTNPADSNNMIDIAARCLLIEDGDRLMLIDTGMGDKQSEKFFSYYYLWGDDNIDKSLKKYGFHRDDITDVFMTHLHFDHCGGSIQWNKDRTGYEPAFKNARFWSNEDHWKWATNPNDREKASFLKENIIPMEQSGKLHFIDREEDKSFSNYKELGFGVLFVDGHTDKQMIPHIDYKGKKLVFMADLLPTAGHIPLPYVMGFDTRPLLTLPEKKKFLETAADENYYLFLEHDAHNEIITLKHTEKGVRLDQTHTFDEIFN